In Bombus pyrosoma isolate SC7728 linkage group LG2, ASM1482585v1, whole genome shotgun sequence, a genomic segment contains:
- the LOC122572840 gene encoding mitochondrial fission process protein 1: MDIKKEVDLYRDTPIRYLGYANEIGEAFRSIVPNSIVWLSYAVASGYVLADTINNGFKAYQDNVTPKATKNTVLSMTDTLLWQSFASVVVPGLTINRVCAAVQFVQNRSNNVFLKSKWIPTIIGLASIPFIIRPIDNIVEETMNVTYRRWIGYYPK, from the exons atggacataaaaaaagaagtggaTCTATATCGTGATACACCTATCAGATATTTGG gatatgcaaatgaaattggAGAAGCTTTTAGATCTATAGTTCCAAATTCAATTGTATGGCTCAGTTATGCTGTAGCCAGTGGCTACGTTCTTGCAGACACAATTAACAATGGCTTTAAAGCTTATCAA GATAATGTAACTCCAAAAGCAACAAAAAATACTGTACTCTCCATGACAGACACTTTATTGTGGCAGTCATTTGCATCTGTAGTCGTGCCTGGTTTGACAATTAACAGAGTTTGCGCCGCTGTtcaatttgtacaaaatagaAGTAATAATGTGTTCTTAAAAAGCAAATGGATTCCAACCATTATTGGTTTAGCATCCATACCTTTCATAATACGTCCTATAGATAATATAGTAGAAGAAACAATGAACGTGACGTACAGAAGGTGGATAGGATACTACCCAAAATGa